In the Nitrospira sp. genome, TGGACATCACGGCAAACACATCGTCATCGCTCGACACCGAATGCTGCGTCACGTAGCTTACGCCAGGGAAATCCGTGGAAAAATCGTGCAGAGTCGTATTTGTCCACGTGGTCGAGCTCCCGTCAGGAATCGTCACTTCGATGAGTTTCGTCTGCGCACAAATCGTAAATTTGTTGGGGGTGGTACGAGACCATTGTGTGAAATATCCTTGGGCTCCTGTTGGCTCATTGCTTTGGAGACGCCCGTTGGAGATAGTCATCGTCTCCGCATTAAAATCCCAGACTTTGGTCCGCATATACCCGAGCCGACACATTGCCGCGACTTTGGTGTTATTGACATTGAGCGCAGGCATGTTGCTGTAGAAGATTTGACACTCACTGCCGTCAAGCTTGTCCGTCACGCGAAGAATCTTGGACCCAAACACCGGATCGGTCGCTGTTGAACCAGCCGTGGGTAAGGATGGAGCGGGTGGCTCCAGATGCACAGCGTCATCTGTGAGAAATGCCCAACTGGGGAATGGCCCCAACGCCACCAATAAGAGGATGACGAATGGCATCTTGTTCCCTTTCATGGTCTTCCAGCGTTCCGCATGTCTCCCCATGACATCTTCGATCTTATCATCGGAATCCGTGAGTCACATTCTTGGACCCTTCAATGAAGGAGCTAAAGCAATTTTAGTGCCCGTGTGGATAAGGGGTGACCAGCTAGGGTGATCTATTGAAGTAGATGTGTCTTCTGCGATTCCTGAGGATCAACGGCTTCTTTCATATCTGACGCAGCTCTCGGTGTACCCACTGTGTGGTTTCATGACCGCACGTGAACAAACTTGAACATGAAGGTCGCAAGGTATGGGATGGCTTGGTCCCGACGGAATGGTCTGGTTTGCATCTATTTCAGTCTGGCCGCCTAGCCTCTCAGTTCAACAACGTACGGTACTGTAACAGTGGAAGGACCTATGCTCCCGAAACGGATTCTGTTTCTCACGACGGGCCTCTATGCTGGAGGGGCTGAGCTCATGCTCCTTCGGTTGCTCTCACACTTAGACCGGCAACGCTTTCAGCCTTCGGTCATTTCACTGCTTCGACTCGGACCGGTCGGTGCGAAGATTCAGCAGTTGGGAATTCCTGTTCGATCACTCGGAATGGAACCTGGCATACCCAATTTGGCTTCTCTCTGGCGTCTCGTATCCTGGCTCCGTCGAAATCGCCCGCATGTGATGCAGACCTGGATGTACCACGCAGACCTACTCGGTGGCGTGGCCGCTTGGCTGGCAGGGCACATTCCGATCGTGTGGGGAGTCAGGCATAGCGATCCGTTCACTCAAGGTTATGGTCCGCTTACGGTCCCCACGGTCAAGCTGTGTGCTCGATTGTCCCGCTGGATCCCCGAACGGATAGTCTGTTGTTCGGAGGCCTCCCGTCAGGCCCATGTTGCCGTCGGCTATACGGCTGACAAGATGTTGGTAATTCCCAATGGGGTCGACTTGACAGCATTGAAACCCGATCCTACGGCACGCGACTTGATTCGACAGAACCTATCGATTCCCAGCGAGGCTCCTGTAATCGGTTTGGTGGGACGCTTCCACCCGCAGAAAGACCATAAGAATTTTGTGCGTGCAGCCAAACTCCTCGTCTCCATGAGACCCTCCGTCCATTTTGTGCTTTGCGGCCAGGATGTGACCTGGGACAACCGAGAACTCAGTACCTGGATTGACGAGGCCGGGATTCGTGCCAATTGTCACCTGCTCGGACGGCGTGAGGATGTTCCACAACTGATGGCCTCGTTCGACTTAGCCACGTCGTCATCCTGCTTCGGTGAAAGCTTTGCCAATGTGGTCAGCGAAGCCATGAGTTGTGAGGTTCCCTGTGTTGTGACGGATGTCGGTGACTCGGCTCATATTGTAGGGCCAACCGGCATCGTGGTTCCTCCTCACGATGCACCGGCGTTGGCACAAGCCTGGGAACGTATGCTCGACCTTGGTCGGGAGCAGCTGCTTCAGACAGGGCTGCGGGCACGTCAACGGGTTCAGAGTCATTTCAACCTGCCCGCAATTGTTGAGCGCTACCAAACGATGTTTGATGAACTGACAATCTCACCTGTCGCCTAAGGTTGGAGTGATGAAGGCGTTGGACATCGCTCTCTGATTTCTGCATTGCATGGAGTAACGCATACGTCATGTGTGGTATCGCTGGGTATTTTGAGACGGAGCCTCGGAGTACAGGAGAGGAGTTGGCAGCCACAGCTATAGCTATGGCCGCCGCCCTGCACCATCGAGGACCGGACGATTCGGGAGTATGGGCCGATCCAACTGCTGGCATTGTCTTAGCTCATCGCCGCCTATCTATTCTGGATTTGTCACCCCTCGGCCACCAGCCCATGCATTCGTCTTGCGGTCGGTATGTGGTGTCGTTCAATGGCGAGATTTACAACTTTCGTGCACTACGCCGAGAACTTGAGTTATGTGGGCACCGGTTCAGGGGGCACTCAGATACCGAGGTTCTGCTCGCTGCCGTGACCGAATTTGGCATCCTCTCTGCCATACGGCGCCTCAACGGCATGTTTGCGTTCGGGCTGTGGGATCGGCGAGAGCGACAGCTCTATCTGGTACGCGATCGGTTGGGAGAAAAACCACTGTATTACGGGTATCTTGGTCGCACGTTGATCTTTGCGTCTGAACTGAAGGCGCTTCGCACCCATCCTGAATTTGACTGCGGCCTCAATCGGAATGCATTGGCACTCTATCTGAGGCATAACTACATTCCGGCGCCCTTTTCCATCTATGAAGGTCTGTCCAAGGTGTTGCCTGGCACTATTGTACGCATCTCTTCAGCGGACGCTGATCGAATTCCCACGGTGACGCAGTACTGGTCTGTCGATATGGCAGCTGAGCGTGGGTTGGTCTCTCCCTTTCACGGGACTGAGGAGGATGCTGTCGGACAACTTGATACGCTCCTTCGTGATGCCGTCAAACATCGTATGGAGGCAGACGTCCCCCTGGGTGCGTTTTTGTCCGGGGGGATTGATTCTTCACTGATTGTCTCACTGATGCAAGATCAGAGTGCCAGTCCGGTGCGGACTTTTACCATCGGTTTCCACGAGGCTCAATACAACGAGGCGACGTACGCGAAGGTCGTGGCACAGCACATTGGAACCGACCACACGGAGTTATATGTGACTCCGCAAGAAGCCATGGCTGTGATCCCACGTCTGCCGGAGATGTATGACGAGCCTTTTTCAGATATGTCCCAGATTCCAACGTTTATCGTCTCTCAATTGGCTCGCAAGGATGTGACAGTGGTACTCACTGGCGACGGAGGCGATGAGTTGTTTGGCGGCTATGACCGGTACGTTGTGGGGGCTGAGTTATGGCGGAAGATCCGTCGCATGCCCGCCCCGATACGAACCCTCTTCGCCGATGGCATTCAAGCCGTTTCACCGCAACGATGGAATCGATTGATCGCACCGATCGACCACCTGCTATCGAACAGTACCTGGCAGCGCAATCCGGGAGAAAAGCTTCATTGCATCGCGCGCGTGCTCAACGCAGGTGCCCCGGAATCTCTGTATCTGGAAATGGTGTCTCATTGGAAACAGCCGGCCGAAGTTGTTCCAGGCGCTCAGGAGCCCTTGACCGCAGTGACTGATTTCCGTCGGCATCTCCCGGTCGCTGAATTTGAGCGACGCATGATGTATATCGATAGTCAGTCCTATCTTCCAGATGGCATTTTGGTGAAGGTTGACAGAGCCAGCATGGCGATCGGTTTGGAAGCACGGGTCCCACTCCTTGATCATCGGTTGGTGGAGTTTTCCTGGCAAATTCCATTGACGTGGAATGTTCGGCAGGGAACGGGGAAGCGGCTCTTACGAAACCTGCTCGGAAAATACGTTCCCCCAGCCATGACCGAACGCCCCAAGGTGGGGTTTGGGGTGCCTGTGCATATGTGGTTACGCGGCCCGCTTCGGGAGTGGGCCGAGAATCTGCTTGACGAGAAACGCCTAAAAGACGACGGCTTCCTCGACCCATCGCAAGTCAGGATGAAATGGGATGAACATCAACAAGGTGCCGGCCGATGGGAGTTTCTCCTCTGGGACGTGTTGATGTTTCAGGCCTGGATGGAACACAACCGCTGTTCTGTCAATGGGCGATAGTCAGCCACGTGCAGCGCTTCGAAACGACTCTCTTCACCGCCGTTCACCCAACAGGCTGAAACACTGATGGCTAACGTTCCTATCATATTGATTCACGTGACCACTGTTCCGCTGTCCCTCCGCTTTGTGGCTGGACAGGCAGCCTATATGAGAACCAAGGGTTTCGAAAGCCATGCCGTCTCATCTCCTGGAGCGCCCTTGACACAGTTTGCCACAGACGAGGCGGTTACCGTTCATGCGGTGTCCATGGCTCGACGCATCACTCCGTTCCGTGATCTGGCAGCGCTTTTCCAACTCTGGAAGTTGTTTCGCAACCTTCGTCCGCACATCGTTCATGCGCACACACCGAAAGGCGGTTTGTTGGGGATGATCGCAGCGCGATTCGCTCGCGTTCCTGTGCGGATCTATCACATGCATGGTCTTCCGTTTATCACGGCAACCGGCCTCACACGACGGATCCTCATGGCCACGGAGACGGTCTCCTGTCGGATGGCTTCGCAGGTTCTCTGTGTCAGTCGGTCGGTCCGATCTATGGCCGTCGACCTGCAACTGTCTCCGGCAGAGAAAATTCATGTCCTTTTGCAAGGGAGCTGTAACGGCATTGATGCTGAGACCGAGTTCAATCCTGATCGGCAGCACGCCTTCATACGGGACGACGTTCGGCAACGGTATGGTATTCCGTCTGATGCCACTGTGGTTGGATTCGTTGGTCGCCTGGCCCGTGCGAAGGGACTTGTCGAATTAGGTGCTGCGTGGCAAATGTTGAAGAAGGAGCATTCGGACCTGCACCTGCTGCTGATTGGACCAGATGAGCCAGGCGATCCGCCTCCGCCAGGGGTGCTTGAGCGGCTGCGCGACGATCCGCGTGTACATCTCGTGGGAGAAAATTGGGATACGCCCCCGCTCTACAGCGCGATGGACATTCTGGTATTACCCACTCACCGAGAAGGATTTCCAATCGTACTGTTGGAAGCTGCGGCCATGGCCTTGCCCATCGTCGCAACGCGCGTAACCGGCTGTCTGGACGCTGTCCAGGATGGGATAACAGGCACGCTTGTATCGGCTTATGATCCGCAAGCACTCGCCGCGGGCCTCCTGCGTTACGTAGATGATCCCGCACTGCGCCGACGGCATGGGGCGGCCGCCCGCGCATGGGTACTGCGCGATTTTTCGAGTGCCGCCATGCACGAGACGATTTACCGCAAATATGTCAGTTGGTTGGCAGAGGAGGGGGTGGTGAACGTGAGCTCCGATCGGCCCCTGTTGGATGAAGCCAATGACCAGATCTCTAGCCAGAAGGAACCTGAGGCACTGAGCCATGGCAGATTCTAGATGGCCCCGGCCTTTCACGGGCACGACATGCATGATGCAATGCGAGGATTGATCAGGTTATGACTCATACCACCGATTCTTCCAAAACGACGATCGCGCAGCTCTTCCCTGGGAAGCGTGCTTTCGACGTGATTGTGACCTGTAGTCTTCTTCCGTTCCTCCTTCCTCTCGTCGGGATCGTCGCACTGGTGACGTGGGTCGCCCATGGTTGGCCGTTGGTATTCACACAGACGCGTCCCGGGCTTCACGGTCAACCCTTTATTTTGTATAAATTCCGTACGATGACCAATGCCCGCGGATCCGATGGACGGCTCTTGCCCGATACCGATCGACTCACACGATTCGGCAAGCTGATGCGCAGCACCAGTCTGGATGAACTTCCTGAATTCTTCAACGTGTTGAAAGGTGAGATGAGCCTCGTCGGCCCGCGGCCCCTCCTCATGGAATACCTCGCACGGTATAGCCCTGAGCAGCACCGTCGCCACCTCGTTCCTCCCGGCCTGACAGGCTGGGCCCAGGTGAATGGAAGAAATACCGCCGACTGGCAGCAACGGTTTCTTCTCGACCTATGGTATGTTGATCATCGCTCGCTCTGGCTGGATTGTAAGATCATTGTGATGACGCCCTGGAAAGTCCTCAAGCGAGAGGGGATTTTGCAACCGGACGATCCATCCTGGGAAGGCAAATTTAAGGGTGCTCATTCGGAGCGGCCCATTCGATAACAGACTGGATACCACGTATCCTGCCTCAGAAGATCCCATGAAACACAAAGAGGATTTGATTCTGATCGGCGGCGGTGGACATTGTCGCTCCTGCATCGATGTCATCGAGATGGATGGCCGTTTTACGATTCGCGGCATCGTCGACGAAAAACAATCTAAAGACCTGATGGTAACAGACTACCCGCTACTTGGTCGGGAAGAAGATCTTTGTGAGTTGGCAAAATCCTGCCAAAACTTCCTGATCACGATTGGACAGATTAAGTCTCCCGAACCGCGCATTCGGCTGTTTGATCACCTCAAGCAGCTTGGTATGGTTCTCCCCATCATCATCTCTCCTTTGGCTCATGTTTCACGCCAAGCCATGCTTGCGGAGGGGACTATTGTCATGCACTATGCGCTTGTCAATGCCGGGGCCTCTGTTGGACGAAATTGCATCATTAATACGAGAGCGCTGATCGAGCACGACGCCGTCATCGAAGACCATTGCCACATCGCGACGGCGGCCATTGTGAATGGTGCAGCTAAGGTTCACCAGCGTTCGTTTGTTGGCAGCAATGCCGTTCTGCGAGAGTTGATCACGGTAGGGGAACGGTCCATTGTGGGCGCTGGGGTGACAGTCCTTCATAGCCTTGACGCCTATTCACATCTCAGTAGTCCGGTGCTCTGAGCAAACCTGCAGGTCTTCCTCCATCGCGTCTACGCCGATCTATCTGGCTGGTCTGTAGCGTTCTTTATAGTTGGTGCCATCATGATCTTGACACGAGAACAGGAAGCGTTGCTTCCTTCGAGGGACGATGTGGCGTTCTACCGTGAACACGGGTGGTATCGATCGCCTCAAATCCTACCGGACGCCGTGCTGGACGCCGCCTTCATCGGGGTCTCACGGCATTTTGACGGAGAGCGTGATTGGATACTTCCACCCAACAGTGGTTTCTCGGATTGGAAGCCGGGGGATCCCAACACCGTACGGAATGCGGAAGTGGTTGCACTGCAGAACCAACAGTTGCGTGAGTTGATCATGTATCCGCTACTTGGCGCGATAGCCGCACGACTGGCCGGCACCCATGCCATCCGCTATTTTGCCGACTCGTTGGTCTATAAGCCTGGCAACTTGGATGGGAATGAGTCTGTCGTTGGGTGGCATACCGATCGTTCTTATTGGGGGACATGTTCATCCGATAACATGCTGACGGTATGGATTCCATTTCAGGATTGCACCGAAGAGATGGGACCCGTGCTGTATGTTGACCGAAGCCATCATTGGCCTGGTACGGCCGACATGCGCACGTTCAATTGCCGTGATCTCAGCGAGTTGGAAGAACGCCTATCCTCCGAGGCTCCGGTAGTCAAAGTCCCCATGACAT is a window encoding:
- a CDS encoding glycosyltransferase family 4 protein, coding for MTTVPLSLRFVAGQAAYMRTKGFESHAVSSPGAPLTQFATDEAVTVHAVSMARRITPFRDLAALFQLWKLFRNLRPHIVHAHTPKGGLLGMIAARFARVPVRIYHMHGLPFITATGLTRRILMATETVSCRMASQVLCVSRSVRSMAVDLQLSPAEKIHVLLQGSCNGIDAETEFNPDRQHAFIRDDVRQRYGIPSDATVVGFVGRLARAKGLVELGAAWQMLKKEHSDLHLLLIGPDEPGDPPPPGVLERLRDDPRVHLVGENWDTPPLYSAMDILVLPTHREGFPIVLLEAAAMALPIVATRVTGCLDAVQDGITGTLVSAYDPQALAAGLLRYVDDPALRRRHGAAARAWVLRDFSSAAMHETIYRKYVSWLAEEGVVNVSSDRPLLDEANDQISSQKEPEALSHGRF
- a CDS encoding glycosyltransferase, coding for MLFLTTGLYAGGAELMLLRLLSHLDRQRFQPSVISLLRLGPVGAKIQQLGIPVRSLGMEPGIPNLASLWRLVSWLRRNRPHVMQTWMYHADLLGGVAAWLAGHIPIVWGVRHSDPFTQGYGPLTVPTVKLCARLSRWIPERIVCCSEASRQAHVAVGYTADKMLVIPNGVDLTALKPDPTARDLIRQNLSIPSEAPVIGLVGRFHPQKDHKNFVRAAKLLVSMRPSVHFVLCGQDVTWDNRELSTWIDEAGIRANCHLLGRREDVPQLMASFDLATSSSCFGESFANVVSEAMSCEVPCVVTDVGDSAHIVGPTGIVVPPHDAPALAQAWERMLDLGREQLLQTGLRARQRVQSHFNLPAIVERYQTMFDELTISPVA
- a CDS encoding sugar transferase — protein: MTHTTDSSKTTIAQLFPGKRAFDVIVTCSLLPFLLPLVGIVALVTWVAHGWPLVFTQTRPGLHGQPFILYKFRTMTNARGSDGRLLPDTDRLTRFGKLMRSTSLDELPEFFNVLKGEMSLVGPRPLLMEYLARYSPEQHRRHLVPPGLTGWAQVNGRNTADWQQRFLLDLWYVDHRSLWLDCKIIVMTPWKVLKREGILQPDDPSWEGKFKGAHSERPIR
- a CDS encoding acetyltransferase codes for the protein MKHKEDLILIGGGGHCRSCIDVIEMDGRFTIRGIVDEKQSKDLMVTDYPLLGREEDLCELAKSCQNFLITIGQIKSPEPRIRLFDHLKQLGMVLPIIISPLAHVSRQAMLAEGTIVMHYALVNAGASVGRNCIINTRALIEHDAVIEDHCHIATAAIVNGAAKVHQRSFVGSNAVLRELITVGERSIVGAGVTVLHSLDAYSHLSSPVL
- a CDS encoding phytanoyl-CoA dioxygenase family protein, yielding MILTREQEALLPSRDDVAFYREHGWYRSPQILPDAVLDAAFIGVSRHFDGERDWILPPNSGFSDWKPGDPNTVRNAEVVALQNQQLRELIMYPLLGAIAARLAGTHAIRYFADSLVYKPGNLDGNESVVGWHTDRSYWGTCSSDNMLTVWIPFQDCTEEMGPVLYVDRSHHWPGTADMRTFNCRDLSELEERLSSEAPVVKVPMTLRRGEVCFHHCRTIHCSGPNRSDQPRVAYAIHMQDEANRFRLFFNAKGEPWKIYNDDLACKQKDGLPDYRDPQVFPQLWAETVSPR
- the asnB gene encoding asparagine synthase (glutamine-hydrolyzing), producing MCGIAGYFETEPRSTGEELAATAIAMAAALHHRGPDDSGVWADPTAGIVLAHRRLSILDLSPLGHQPMHSSCGRYVVSFNGEIYNFRALRRELELCGHRFRGHSDTEVLLAAVTEFGILSAIRRLNGMFAFGLWDRRERQLYLVRDRLGEKPLYYGYLGRTLIFASELKALRTHPEFDCGLNRNALALYLRHNYIPAPFSIYEGLSKVLPGTIVRISSADADRIPTVTQYWSVDMAAERGLVSPFHGTEEDAVGQLDTLLRDAVKHRMEADVPLGAFLSGGIDSSLIVSLMQDQSASPVRTFTIGFHEAQYNEATYAKVVAQHIGTDHTELYVTPQEAMAVIPRLPEMYDEPFSDMSQIPTFIVSQLARKDVTVVLTGDGGDELFGGYDRYVVGAELWRKIRRMPAPIRTLFADGIQAVSPQRWNRLIAPIDHLLSNSTWQRNPGEKLHCIARVLNAGAPESLYLEMVSHWKQPAEVVPGAQEPLTAVTDFRRHLPVAEFERRMMYIDSQSYLPDGILVKVDRASMAIGLEARVPLLDHRLVEFSWQIPLTWNVRQGTGKRLLRNLLGKYVPPAMTERPKVGFGVPVHMWLRGPLREWAENLLDEKRLKDDGFLDPSQVRMKWDEHQQGAGRWEFLLWDVLMFQAWMEHNRCSVNGR